In Bacteroidota bacterium, the following are encoded in one genomic region:
- a CDS encoding PKD domain-containing protein → MVFAHKHIPKKVSAGIVFCLLAALVLLCPQQAAAQCNASFTFPKDTVCSGQAVPFTNSSTGSGTLTYLWNFGDASSPSNFSNAQNPNHSYTDSGRLFITLIVTDGSACSDTLTDSIYIIKSPQAAFTRYDNCKQNVTKFSNNSTTTVGDAITGWRWFFGNGDSSHQANPNYTYADTGTYTVKLIVGTVGGCADTVTQSLRVYSKPVISVGDTQFCAGTSVNLSVTVNETSGTAFLWRLGDGNSSTLQSPLYTYNTGGYFKPRVRVTHGGTDSCFAQFDSITVQSLPIANFVIANDTLCFEGNSACITDSSKQGPFGAPIWKRTLVFGDGFLDNTTPVSTKTICHSYSDDLGGSYPITLEVTDFNNCFASKQVSGAVVVLPDYVPTFTVIENKDCFTTQVTLNNTSTFDSSKIRRFRWVYGDGRIDSTHWLQSQHLYTTNGNFNIQLITTDTSGCPKTLLSQTSVQSTVLNFNPTVNKDTSCYYGNSFVVSNPVNIGTNATWDFGDGTSDTTWTAGNSYGAPGNYTITLRIQAINCDTLANVRTVTVLGPRASIGTPLNRYQCQIHDTVVFSNSITNPYLSNHGPAPGNIKRIWDFKDVWAPNCTTDTKNGINVGVNCNYSADSLNVKHWYTPGKEACYRPMLILYDTLWGCSDSNSVDLALLPPKAGPDPTATPPVTGLMFSGPDCLGPESIKSKSLSLSLTRPACDRETFWVMWDSTCAEQSGSFNSFWVPQDFSHNYQYANPPCDTGGRVTLGLIIRNGRDSSGNFCYDTAWYHNVFQFNDLYPSITHDFDPTVSRCVGTTVNFRVTDTTQTGITDYNWSFSDGGAPINGPNLFSTSHTFDSAGTFDATLTMTNADGCQGSATVTINIGFGGDFDMTPKKICAGDTITFFDSIYYFDKGLSLWRTPARQAANQETVWWDFGDGAGFSTNGWQPSKVFDKAGTYTVRLALKDSSGCTDTITHSDIFTVYGTYADVGITDTLVCPQVYQLIDSTKIYDPLNFISIPDDDSAVSWKWTIMPGNLKSTIQNPFFDFPRGGDYSIKLLVENTQGCKDSIEKQMNVKGPVPAFSIVGDSLGCSPLLITFSNQTINANKYIWNFRDASNNTLTTLSDSNVFNIYTGGGLYKPYLTAESSEYDSKQGRTVTCRAVFPDTALHIIRLVAVSGTPVAAFGNTNACSSFSLNFTDSSTLDSGTIVSHFWDFGDGSTSTLQNPGHSFADTGTYTVTLIVTASSGCADTVVKNIAVAPPPSADFVVQNTCHGNITLFTDSSSTNNAYVVRWDWDFGDLTTSVLSNPSNQYLTAGTYPVKLKILTNAGCEDSVTKNVSINPVPVVSFVAPATCAETNVAFVNNSSIASGTATYVWKFGNGNTSIQTTPTPAYTTHGTYTVWLIATSDSSCKDSTSQVITIHPRPVPAFSINDSDQCININNFVFTNGSSIPSGTFTSEWSFGDGANANTTSPTHVYADTGRKTVFVTETSDFGCTRALGKYVYVFPQPTAGFTINDTAQCINTQSFVFTNTSTDTGTFSSNWSFTDATSATSTDVTKTFANDIYYTAQLVVTNGNLCRDTIAKDVRVLSKPAPAFTINDTGQCVNNNLYAFTNTTTINNGSTTALWRFGDGATGTSFNENHSYTYDTGYTVKLVATSDRGCLDSTTRTLTVFPKPFPKFTANDSDQCLNINQYTFSNQTTLKYGTNSYDWKYGDGSTDITTTGSRVYALDGDYTVTLTATSDNGCIDSIKKQITVFPVPNSSFTINDASQCLNINSFAFTSTSTTGIGTLKYDWFFGSGHTSKQADTTFSINTVGLYLVRLIVENIYGCFDTSLTQFETYPVPQVQFTINDTDQCSNINNFVFTNQSTISAGTQSYRWEFGTEGTSTQASPSFVFSNDITHNVKLKATSNQQCTDSLIKQVIVLPTPVANFNINDTGQCVNGNKYDYTNQTTLKYGTLTYNWDFDNGKTSMATDTSIVYAAYGKYQPVLIATSNFNCRDTITKDISVYAKPTPAFNINDTDQCLTGNSFVMSNQSVIAEGIMAFDWFWGDGGSSTQLHPNRTYAKDSTYTIKLLVTSNWNCKDSISKQVVVFPQPQIAFNINDSGQCVNNNQFQFTNASAVKYGSMTYNWNFGNGKTAVATDTAIVYTYDSTFRVVLRATTNNGCTDTGGRYVIVHSKPSPAFATNDIDQCVNNNLYRFTNQTTIKLGSNTYDWDFGNGTTDTAIHPVKVYTYDTTYRVRLLATSNFGCVDSIAKTMLVFPKPQAAYSVNDSSQCINTNRFVFTNQSVIKYGTLTYAWDYGNSNGSTTINPTYVYPVQGTFIVTLIPRSNNNCYDTARGTSILFPKPNPDFVINDTAQCLFEQDFFFKDTSTIDSGTFTHLWRFSDGTSYDSVNIRRQFNNPGTYTAELVLTSDELCMDSITKNVVVYPHPNPNFGGLKLFYCTDDDSLPLQPLVAGGIFTGKNMRNDTFVPRFTGADTVFYRVQVNGCYSDTEKYTKVFPLPSLSLPLDTTLCKREFLILNAQNPNAKYLWNTGSTEPSIRVAQQGLYIVNLFNICDTITDSVYVAFRDYDCNFFFPTAFTPNADGQNDVFLPYMEDVIEFNMKIFTRWGELIFESNDKTKGWDGTYKGEPLQDGVYVWKIFLKIDESGEVYNHSTGGNVTLLR, encoded by the coding sequence GTGGTTTTTGCACATAAACACATACCGAAAAAAGTATCGGCGGGGATAGTATTCTGTCTTTTAGCCGCATTGGTATTACTTTGCCCTCAACAAGCCGCAGCCCAGTGTAATGCTTCGTTCACGTTTCCTAAAGATACCGTCTGTAGTGGACAAGCTGTTCCCTTTACAAACAGTTCGACAGGAAGTGGCACATTAACCTACCTATGGAATTTCGGCGATGCTTCAAGTCCTTCTAACTTTAGCAATGCCCAAAACCCTAACCATTCGTACACCGATTCAGGACGTTTATTCATAACCTTAATTGTAACTGACGGGTCGGCTTGTTCAGATACATTAACCGACAGTATCTACATAATAAAAAGTCCGCAGGCTGCATTTACACGCTACGATAACTGCAAACAAAACGTCACCAAGTTTTCAAATAACTCAACCACAACGGTTGGAGATGCCATTACAGGCTGGCGGTGGTTTTTTGGCAACGGCGATTCATCACACCAAGCTAATCCCAACTATACCTACGCTGATACAGGTACTTACACTGTAAAATTGATTGTAGGTACAGTAGGCGGGTGCGCTGATACCGTTACGCAATCACTACGGGTATACTCAAAGCCCGTGATTAGTGTTGGTGATACTCAGTTTTGCGCAGGTACTTCGGTTAACCTTAGCGTTACAGTGAATGAAACCAGCGGAACAGCCTTTTTGTGGCGTTTGGGTGATGGAAACTCATCAACCCTACAATCGCCTTTATATACTTACAACACGGGCGGCTACTTTAAGCCCCGCGTGAGGGTTACACATGGCGGTACAGACTCTTGTTTTGCACAGTTTGACAGCATTACCGTGCAAAGCTTACCCATTGCCAATTTTGTGATAGCAAACGACACCCTTTGCTTTGAGGGAAACAGTGCTTGCATTACCGACTCAAGTAAGCAAGGGCCCTTTGGTGCCCCGATATGGAAACGGACTTTGGTATTTGGTGACGGTTTTTTAGATAACACCACCCCAGTAAGTACTAAAACCATTTGCCACAGTTATAGTGATGATTTGGGCGGAAGTTATCCTATTACCCTTGAGGTTACCGATTTTAACAACTGTTTTGCCAGCAAACAAGTTTCAGGAGCGGTGGTAGTGTTGCCTGATTACGTTCCAACGTTTACGGTTATAGAAAACAAGGATTGCTTTACCACCCAAGTAACACTGAATAACACTTCTACGTTCGATTCGAGCAAAATACGCCGATTCCGTTGGGTATATGGCGACGGCAGGATAGATTCGACCCATTGGCTGCAAAGCCAGCACTTATATACCACAAACGGTAACTTTAATATTCAGTTAATAACTACAGATACATCGGGCTGCCCAAAAACGTTACTTTCACAAACATCTGTACAAAGCACAGTACTGAATTTTAACCCAACGGTAAACAAAGACACCAGTTGCTATTACGGTAATTCATTTGTGGTAAGCAACCCTGTGAACATTGGCACGAACGCCACTTGGGATTTCGGTGACGGTACCAGCGACACAACGTGGACAGCAGGTAACAGCTACGGTGCACCCGGTAACTACACTATCACCTTGCGGATACAGGCCATCAACTGTGATACGCTGGCAAATGTGCGCACCGTAACCGTTTTAGGACCACGTGCCAGCATAGGCACACCGCTAAATCGCTACCAATGCCAGATACACGATACGGTAGTATTTAGCAACTCTATAACCAATCCTTACCTATCCAACCACGGTCCTGCGCCGGGCAACATAAAACGTATTTGGGACTTTAAAGATGTTTGGGCCCCTAACTGTACTACCGATACCAAAAACGGTATCAATGTAGGTGTAAACTGTAACTATTCTGCCGATTCACTCAACGTTAAACACTGGTACACTCCGGGCAAAGAAGCCTGCTACCGTCCCATGCTGATATTGTACGATACTCTTTGGGGATGTTCAGATTCAAACAGTGTTGATTTAGCATTACTGCCGCCAAAAGCAGGTCCCGACCCAACAGCCACTCCACCGGTTACGGGATTGATGTTTAGTGGCCCCGACTGTTTAGGCCCTGAAAGCATAAAATCAAAATCACTTTCACTAAGTCTTACCCGCCCTGCCTGCGACCGTGAGACGTTTTGGGTGATGTGGGATTCTACCTGTGCTGAGCAATCGGGTAGTTTTAATTCGTTTTGGGTTCCGCAAGATTTTAGCCACAACTATCAATACGCCAACCCACCGTGCGATACAGGCGGCAGGGTAACATTGGGTTTGATTATCCGTAACGGTCGAGACAGTTCAGGCAACTTTTGCTACGATACTGCATGGTACCACAATGTATTTCAGTTTAATGACTTATACCCTTCCATCACCCACGATTTTGACCCTACGGTAAGTCGTTGTGTGGGTACAACCGTTAACTTCAGGGTAACAGATACAACCCAAACCGGGATCACAGATTACAATTGGAGCTTTAGTGATGGGGGAGCACCCATAAACGGGCCTAATTTGTTTAGCACCTCACACACATTCGATTCAGCAGGTACGTTTGATGCAACGCTTACAATGACAAATGCCGACGGCTGCCAAGGCAGCGCAACGGTTACCATTAATATTGGTTTTGGGGGCGATTTTGACATGACACCCAAAAAGATATGTGCCGGAGATACGATTACATTTTTTGATAGTATTTATTATTTCGATAAAGGGCTATCCTTGTGGCGAACCCCTGCACGACAGGCAGCCAATCAGGAAACAGTTTGGTGGGATTTTGGGGATGGAGCAGGCTTTAGCACGAATGGATGGCAACCCTCAAAAGTTTTTGACAAGGCAGGCACTTACACAGTAAGGCTTGCTCTAAAAGACAGTTCGGGATGTACCGATACCATTACCCACAGCGATATTTTTACAGTGTACGGCACCTATGCCGATGTTGGTATTACCGATACCTTGGTATGCCCGCAGGTGTACCAGTTGATTGACTCTACCAAGATATACGACCCGCTTAATTTCATCTCTATTCCTGATGATGATAGTGCCGTGAGCTGGAAATGGACAATAATGCCGGGCAACCTTAAAAGTACCATCCAGAATCCGTTTTTTGATTTTCCGAGGGGTGGGGATTACAGCATAAAACTGTTAGTTGAAAACACACAAGGCTGTAAGGATAGTATCGAGAAACAAATGAACGTAAAAGGCCCCGTGCCTGCCTTTAGCATTGTGGGAGACAGTTTAGGCTGCAGTCCGCTGCTGATAACGTTCTCAAACCAAACCATCAATGCCAATAAATACATCTGGAATTTTAGGGATGCCAGCAATAACACGCTAACCACACTGAGCGACAGTAACGTATTTAACATTTATACAGGCGGAGGGCTTTACAAACCTTACCTGACAGCAGAAAGCAGCGAATACGACAGTAAGCAGGGACGGACGGTTACTTGCCGTGCAGTTTTCCCTGATACAGCATTACACATCATCCGCTTGGTAGCCGTAAGTGGAACACCCGTAGCTGCTTTTGGCAACACCAATGCTTGCAGCAGTTTCTCACTAAACTTTACGGATTCATCTACCCTAGATTCAGGCACGATAGTTTCACACTTTTGGGATTTCGGCGACGGCTCTACTTCCACCCTGCAAAACCCCGGTCACAGCTTTGCCGATACAGGCACTTATACCGTTACGCTTATTGTAACAGCATCATCGGGTTGTGCAGACACAGTGGTTAAAAACATTGCGGTTGCTCCTCCTCCTTCGGCTGACTTTGTGGTGCAAAACACCTGCCACGGAAACATTACATTGTTTACCGATTCTTCTTCAACCAATAACGCCTACGTGGTACGGTGGGATTGGGATTTTGGTGATTTAACTACATCTGTACTTTCAAACCCAAGCAACCAATACCTAACTGCAGGTACTTATCCCGTAAAACTAAAAATACTTACCAATGCAGGATGCGAAGACTCTGTAACGAAAAACGTGAGCATCAATCCTGTTCCGGTGGTCAGCTTTGTAGCACCTGCTACTTGTGCAGAAACCAACGTTGCCTTTGTAAACAATTCATCCATTGCAAGCGGCACTGCCACTTATGTTTGGAAATTCGGCAACGGTAATACATCTATACAAACCACACCTACTCCTGCGTATACTACGCACGGAACTTATACCGTTTGGCTGATTGCCACCAGTGACAGCAGTTGTAAAGACTCAACATCGCAGGTTATTACCATACACCCGCGTCCGGTGCCTGCGTTTTCTATCAATGATAGCGACCAGTGTATCAACATCAACAATTTTGTATTTACTAACGGCTCAAGCATTCCTTCGGGAACATTCACTTCAGAATGGAGTTTTGGTGACGGTGCTAACGCCAACACAACCAGCCCTACCCATGTGTATGCCGACACGGGAAGAAAAACAGTTTTTGTAACAGAAACCTCTGATTTTGGGTGTACCCGAGCATTGGGCAAGTACGTGTACGTTTTTCCACAACCAACGGCAGGCTTTACTATTAATGATACCGCACAGTGTATCAATACACAGTCGTTTGTGTTTACCAATACTAGTACTGATACGGGAACATTTAGCAGTAACTGGAGTTTTACGGATGCTACCTCGGCTACCAGCACCGATGTAACCAAAACCTTTGCCAACGATATTTATTACACAGCGCAGTTAGTAGTAACCAACGGCAACCTATGCCGTGATACAATAGCAAAAGATGTGCGGGTGTTATCAAAACCCGCTCCTGCTTTTACCATTAATGATACGGGCCAATGCGTAAATAATAACCTGTATGCCTTTACCAATACCACCACAATAAACAACGGCAGCACCACTGCTTTGTGGAGGTTTGGCGATGGAGCAACGGGCACATCGTTTAATGAAAACCACAGTTATACGTATGATACAGGATATACTGTAAAGTTGGTTGCCACCAGCGACAGGGGTTGTTTAGACAGTACCACCCGAACGCTTACAGTGTTCCCTAAGCCGTTTCCTAAATTTACGGCGAACGATAGCGACCAGTGCTTGAACATCAATCAATACACGTTCAGCAATCAAACTACTTTAAAGTACGGAACTAACAGCTACGATTGGAAATACGGCGACGGTTCTACAGATATAACCACAACTGGAAGCCGCGTGTATGCACTTGACGGGGATTACACGGTAACCCTGACCGCAACTTCTGATAACGGCTGTATAGACAGCATTAAAAAACAAATAACGGTTTTCCCTGTGCCCAACTCATCGTTTACTATTAACGATGCCTCGCAGTGCTTAAACATCAACAGCTTTGCTTTTACCAGCACCAGCACTACGGGTATCGGCACACTAAAATACGATTGGTTTTTCGGGTCGGGACATACCTCAAAACAGGCCGATACTACTTTTAGCATCAATACTGTAGGGTTGTACCTTGTGCGGTTAATTGTAGAAAACATATACGGATGTTTTGACACCTCGCTTACCCAGTTTGAGACTTACCCCGTCCCACAAGTACAGTTTACCATTAACGATACCGACCAATGCTCAAACATTAACAACTTTGTGTTTACCAACCAAAGCACTATCAGCGCAGGCACACAAAGTTACCGTTGGGAGTTCGGCACTGAAGGAACCAGTACGCAGGCCAGTCCGTCGTTTGTGTTTTCAAATGATATTACCCATAACGTAAAACTTAAGGCAACATCTAACCAACAGTGTACCGATTCGTTGATTAAACAAGTGATTGTGCTGCCCACTCCGGTTGCCAACTTCAACATTAACGATACCGGCCAGTGTGTAAATGGTAATAAATACGACTACACCAACCAAACCACACTGAAATACGGCACGCTTACCTATAACTGGGATTTTGATAACGGCAAAACATCAATGGCGACAGATACATCTATTGTGTATGCTGCCTACGGCAAGTACCAACCCGTATTAATTGCCACTTCAAACTTTAATTGCCGCGACACTATTACCAAAGACATTAGTGTGTATGCCAAACCTACTCCTGCCTTTAATATTAACGACACCGACCAATGCCTGACGGGCAACAGCTTTGTAATGAGTAATCAAAGTGTGATTGCCGAAGGCATAATGGCTTTTGATTGGTTTTGGGGCGATGGCGGAAGCAGCACCCAACTGCATCCTAACCGCACTTACGCCAAAGACAGTACCTACACTATTAAGCTATTGGTTACTTCAAACTGGAATTGTAAAGATTCCATTAGTAAGCAGGTAGTGGTGTTCCCGCAACCGCAAATTGCTTTCAATATTAATGATAGCGGCCAGTGCGTGAATAACAACCAGTTTCAGTTTACCAACGCTAGTGCGGTGAAATACGGCAGCATGACGTATAACTGGAATTTCGGCAATGGTAAAACCGCTGTGGCTACTGATACCGCCATTGTTTATACTTACGATTCTACTTTCAGAGTGGTATTAAGAGCAACCACCAATAACGGCTGTACCGATACCGGAGGACGTTATGTAATTGTCCACAGCAAACCTTCGCCGGCTTTCGCAACAAACGATATCGACCAATGCGTAAACAACAACCTGTACCGTTTCACCAATCAAACCACCATAAAATTGGGTAGCAACACTTACGACTGGGATTTTGGAAACGGTACTACAGATACCGCCATCCACCCTGTTAAAGTATATACTTACGATACTACCTATCGGGTACGTTTATTAGCCACCTCAAACTTTGGGTGCGTAGATTCTATTGCCAAAACTATGTTGGTGTTCCCTAAACCACAGGCGGCTTATAGCGTTAATGATTCATCACAGTGTATCAACACCAACCGTTTTGTATTTACCAATCAATCAGTCATTAAATACGGAACCCTCACTTATGCTTGGGATTACGGCAACAGCAACGGAAGTACGACCATTAACCCCACCTATGTATATCCTGTACAGGGCACTTTTATAGTTACACTTATTCCGCGCAGTAATAACAACTGCTACGATACCGCACGGGGCACATCGATATTATTCCCCAAGCCCAACCCCGATTTTGTAATTAACGATACCGCCCAGTGTTTGTTTGAGCAGGACTTCTTCTTTAAAGACACCTCAACCATTGATAGCGGAACGTTTACCCACTTGTGGCGTTTTAGCGACGGTACTTCTTATGATTCGGTAAACATTCGCAGGCAGTTTAACAACCCCGGCACTTATACCGCCGAATTGGTGCTCACCTCGGATGAGTTGTGTATGGATTCTATCACCAAAAATGTAGTGGTGTACCCCCATCCCAACCCCAATTTTGGCGGCCTAAAGTTGTTTTATTGTACCGATGATGATTCGCTACCGTTGCAACCGCTGGTGGCAGGTGGTATTTTCACAGGTAAAAATATGCGGAACGATACCTTTGTCCCCCGTTTTACGGGTGCCGACACGGTATTTTACCGCGTACAGGTGAACGGCTGCTATAGCGATACCGAGAAATACACCAAGGTGTTCCCGCTGCCTTCTTTGTCGTTACCTTTAGACACTACTCTTTGCAAACGTGAGTTTTTAATACTGAACGCCCAAAACCCCAACGCCAAGTATTTGTGGAACACAGGCAGCACCGAACCAAGCATACGGGTAGCACAACAAGGGTTGTATATTGTCAACCTGTTTAATATTTGCGATACCATCACCGACTCGGTGTATGTGGCTTTCCGCGATTACGATTGTAATTTCTTTTTCCCAACCGCTTTTACCCCTAATGCCGACGGGCAAAACGATGTGTTTTTGCCGTACATGGAGGATGTGATTGAGTTTAACATGAAGATTTTTACCCGCTGGGGTGAGTTGATTTTTGAAAGCAATGACAAAACCAAAGGCTGGGACGGAACCTACAAAGGCGAACCCCTGCAAGACGGCGTGTATGTGTGGAAGATTTTCTTAAAAATCGACGAATCGGGTGAGGTGTACAATCATTCTACGGGTGGCAACGTTACCCTTTTACGCTAA
- a CDS encoding phosphoribosylformylglycinamidine cyclo-ligase — MTDKYALRGVSSAKEDVHNAIKNIDKGLFPKAFCKIVPDFLSNSADHCVVMHADGAGTKSSLAYIYWRETGDLSVWKGIAQDAVVMNTDDLLCVGITDNILLSSTIGRNKNLVPGEVMKAIIEGTEEFIENMRSFGVNIYSTGGETADVGDLVRTVIVDSTVTARTHRNSIIDNARIGAGQVIVGLASYGQTSYETMYNGGMGSNGLTSARHDVFEKEYRAKYPESYDPKVDESLVYAGALKLTDSVENCPLDAGKMVLSPTRTYLPVARAIFAEHKQAIKGMVHCSGGGQTKILHFVDNLKVVKNNLFQLPPLFKTIQEQSGTSLQEMYKVFNMGHRMEIYTDEKTAEDIIRISKSFNLDAQIVGYTEASASKELVIEANGERLVY; from the coding sequence ATGACAGATAAATACGCTTTACGCGGGGTTTCTTCGGCAAAAGAAGATGTGCATAATGCCATCAAGAATATAGATAAAGGCTTATTTCCAAAGGCTTTTTGCAAAATTGTACCTGACTTTTTGAGTAACAGTGCCGACCATTGCGTGGTAATGCACGCCGATGGCGCAGGTACAAAATCATCACTGGCATACATCTACTGGCGCGAAACCGGTGACCTTTCGGTATGGAAAGGTATTGCCCAAGATGCGGTGGTGATGAATACAGATGACTTACTATGCGTAGGCATTACTGATAACATATTACTATCAAGCACCATTGGCCGTAATAAAAACTTAGTACCGGGTGAAGTGATGAAAGCCATTATTGAAGGCACGGAAGAGTTTATTGAAAATATGCGCTCTTTTGGGGTGAATATTTACAGTACAGGCGGTGAAACTGCTGATGTGGGCGACCTTGTACGCACCGTGATTGTGGATAGCACCGTTACTGCCCGTACGCACCGCAACAGCATTATTGACAATGCTCGTATAGGTGCAGGGCAGGTGATTGTTGGGCTTGCATCGTACGGACAAACTTCCTACGAAACCATGTATAACGGCGGAATGGGCAGCAACGGCTTAACCTCTGCCCGCCACGATGTGTTTGAGAAGGAATACCGCGCGAAATATCCTGAAAGTTACGACCCTAAAGTTGACGAAAGCCTTGTGTATGCCGGTGCCTTAAAACTTACCGATTCGGTTGAAAATTGCCCATTAGATGCAGGCAAAATGGTGTTATCGCCTACCCGTACGTATTTGCCTGTGGCACGTGCCATTTTTGCCGAACACAAACAAGCCATTAAAGGTATGGTGCATTGCAGTGGTGGCGGACAAACCAAAATATTGCACTTTGTAGATAATTTGAAGGTGGTTAAAAACAACTTGTTTCAACTTCCTCCGTTGTTTAAAACCATACAAGAACAATCGGGCACATCGTTGCAAGAAATGTACAAGGTGTTTAACATGGGGCACCGCATGGAGATATATACCGACGAGAAAACCGCCGAGGATATTATCCGCATCTCTAAGTCATTTAACCTTGATGCCCAAATTGTGGGGTACACCGAAGCATCAGCCTCCAAAGAATTAGTGATTGAAGCTAACGGGGAGCGTTTGGTTTACTAA
- a CDS encoding VOC family protein produces MKLNNIRLLVKDFNTCFDFYKNLLGLEASAGKRGDSYASFNIGLQSGLSIFKSDLMAPVVGNADKELPVDARDKFVIIIEVNNVDALYHELSDRVEFLNPPSDVPAMGLRVAHLRDPEGNLLELFSNLLE; encoded by the coding sequence ATGAAGCTCAATAATATCCGACTGCTTGTTAAAGACTTTAATACCTGCTTTGATTTTTACAAAAACCTGCTGGGCCTTGAGGCAAGTGCCGGAAAAAGGGGCGACTCATACGCTAGTTTTAACATCGGTCTACAGAGCGGTTTATCTATTTTCAAGTCAGACTTGATGGCACCCGTGGTTGGTAATGCTGATAAAGAACTGCCCGTTGATGCCCGCGACAAGTTTGTTATTATAATAGAGGTGAACAATGTGGATGCACTTTACCACGAGTTGAGTGACCGTGTTGAGTTTTTGAACCCCCCATCGGATGTACCTGCAATGGGTCTTAGGGTTGCTCACTTACGTGACCCCGAGGGCAACCTGCTTGAATTATTTTCTAACCTGCTTGAGTAG
- a CDS encoding MarR family transcriptional regulator: protein MEEKIETPNFDKVNPIECVNAKLRKLQRKVASLYDARLRPFGLEGSMLAILFVVGKMPGINQKTLADKLVLDPSTMSRDAKKLVKRGLIQATKGEDPRNTVLALTVQGYELLEQVSPVWEAMHHKISDLFGRFSVQQLDIMTEAINQNMDELRA from the coding sequence ATGGAAGAGAAAATCGAAACGCCAAATTTTGATAAGGTGAATCCAATAGAGTGTGTTAACGCCAAGCTGCGAAAATTGCAGCGTAAAGTTGCCTCACTGTATGATGCACGCCTTCGCCCTTTTGGACTTGAAGGCAGTATGCTGGCGATTTTGTTTGTGGTTGGTAAGATGCCGGGAATCAATCAGAAAACACTGGCCGACAAGTTGGTGCTTGACCCTTCAACCATGAGCCGTGACGCAAAGAAGTTGGTTAAAAGAGGGTTGATACAGGCAACAAAAGGCGAAGATCCCAGGAATACTGTACTTGCATTAACTGTTCAAGGATATGAGTTGTTAGAGCAAGTGTCGCCTGTTTGGGAAGCGATGCACCATAAAATTTCTGATTTATTCGGGCGTTTCAGTGTGCAACAGTTGGACATTATGACAGAAGCTATTAACCAAAACATGGATGAGTTACGAGCCTAA
- the rsgA gene encoding ribosome small subunit-dependent GTPase A, with protein sequence MRGIVTKSTGSWYDVKDDEGKVWQARIKGKFRLQGIKSTNPIAVGDDVEIEPEGDTNNAMIVSLHPRKNYIIRKSNNLSKQTQVIAANIDQALLFVTLALPRTSTGFIDRFLVTATAYHIPVILAFNKIDLYEDEGMQLLREYEAIYEPLGYDCIQVSAKNGTNIAALKDKLKGKTTLVSGHSGVGKSTFINKLSDEIQQKTGEISDYSLKGKHTTTFAEMFETEDGTRIIDTPGIKDFGVVDLAKTEVAHYFPEMKALMGSCRFNDCLHLNEPGCAVLKAIEEGTLRPERYYSYLSIINNEDVHH encoded by the coding sequence ATGAGAGGTATTGTTACCAAATCAACCGGAAGTTGGTACGACGTGAAAGACGACGAAGGAAAGGTATGGCAGGCAAGGATTAAAGGAAAATTCAGGTTACAAGGCATTAAAAGTACAAACCCCATTGCTGTTGGTGATGACGTTGAAATTGAGCCCGAAGGCGATACCAACAATGCGATGATTGTATCGCTTCATCCCCGCAAAAATTACATCATTCGCAAAAGCAATAACCTCAGTAAGCAAACACAAGTTATCGCCGCTAATATCGATCAAGCCTTATTGTTTGTTACCCTTGCTTTACCGCGCACCTCAACGGGATTTATCGACCGATTTTTGGTAACGGCCACAGCCTATCACATTCCCGTTATTCTTGCCTTCAATAAAATTGATTTGTATGAAGACGAGGGGATGCAATTGTTGCGCGAATACGAAGCAATTTATGAACCTCTCGGTTACGACTGCATACAGGTATCAGCCAAAAACGGCACTAACATAGCGGCTCTTAAAGACAAGCTGAAAGGAAAAACCACGCTTGTTTCAGGGCATTCAGGCGTAGGAAAATCTACTTTCATCAATAAACTTTCTGACGAGATACAACAAAAAACAGGAGAAATATCCGACTACTCGCTAAAGGGAAAACACACCACTACTTTTGCCGAGATGTTTGAGACAGAAGACGGTACACGGATTATTGATACCCCGGGTATTAAAGATTTTGGGGTAGTTGATTTAGCCAAAACCGAAGTTGCCCACTATTTCCCTGAGATGAAGGCTCTGATGGGAAGCTGCCGATTTAACGACTGCCTGCACCTTAACGAACCGGGCTGTGCCGTACTAAAAGCCATTGAAGAAGGCACGCTTCGCCCGGAAAGATACTACAGCTATTTGAGCATCATTAACAACGAAGACGTGCATCATTAA